A region from the Leptolyngbya sp. 'hensonii' genome encodes:
- the sufR gene encoding iron-sulfur cluster biosynthesis transcriptional regulator SufR: MVTTQQPSTKEDILRYLLQRGQAKAQELAEHLQVTPQAIRRHLKDLEIEGLVLHQTVQVGMGRPQYVYQLSREGHDRFPAQYDEFAVSLLETLSETIGHDQVSTILHKQWQRKAVDYRDSMGLGPLGERIAKLVELRQAEGYMAEWHQLEPEDNEEKPNSRFIVTEYNCAISRVAQSYPTICDHELELFKAALQDCMVERTHWIVNGEHRCGYLIKAR; the protein is encoded by the coding sequence ATGGTAACGACACAGCAACCCTCCACCAAGGAAGATATCCTGCGCTACCTGTTGCAAAGGGGTCAGGCCAAGGCCCAGGAGTTGGCCGAACATCTTCAGGTAACGCCTCAAGCGATCCGCCGTCACCTGAAAGATCTGGAAATTGAGGGGTTGGTTCTCCACCAGACGGTGCAAGTCGGGATGGGCCGCCCTCAATATGTGTATCAACTGAGTCGGGAAGGGCACGATCGCTTTCCCGCCCAATACGATGAATTTGCCGTTTCCCTATTAGAGACCCTCTCAGAGACGATCGGTCATGATCAGGTGAGTACTATCCTCCATAAACAGTGGCAGCGCAAGGCCGTTGATTATCGAGACAGTATGGGGTTGGGGCCTCTGGGAGAACGGATTGCCAAACTGGTTGAACTCCGCCAGGCAGAGGGATACATGGCCGAGTGGCATCAGCTAGAGCCAGAAGATAACGAGGAAAAACCGAATAGTCGTTTTATAGTTACGGAATACAATTGTGCCATTTCTCGGGTCGCACAATCCTACCCAACAATTTGCGATCATGAATTGGAACTGTTTAAAGCAGCTCTGCAAGATTGCATGGTGGAACGGACCCACTGGATTGTGAATGGCGAGCATCGATGTGGATATTTAATCAAGGCCCGGTAG
- a CDS encoding adenylate/guanylate cyclase domain-containing protein produces MSEELEAIATQLQAEIAERKRLESLLCQSQEKVAKLFDGNPTPILIGSLPDGQLLEVNQSFLTLTGYAAAEVVDHRIAELDLWAQQEDKHRILQSLQAQHPIQREAIQIATKTGERLSILLSIQFFNLEPIQFVLYLADDIATRKQVEAALQQTEEKYRSIFENAVDGIFQTTPSGQFISANQALSEIYGYDSPEDLIANLTDIARQLYVQPERRSEFIAYMGQYGSVSNFESQVYRKDGSIIWISENVRSVKNSAGAILYYEGTVSDITERRQTEEELRRQRRRAEQLLLNILPQPIAERLKVARQVIPQTGSAWSGIADSFGKVTVLFADIVDFTSLAAIVSPKELVDTLNQIFSTFDGLCELHGLEKIKTIGDAYMAAGGLSHPRPDHAEAVADMALAMQQQIRTFKRPDGSPFQLRIGINTGPVVAGVIGLKKFIYDLWGDTVNVASRMESQGIAGSIQVTVDTYEYLYDKYLLEPRGTIEVKGKGMMTTFLLKGKKAKSQDEPIA; encoded by the coding sequence ATGTCTGAAGAGTTAGAGGCCATTGCTACTCAGCTACAAGCCGAGATCGCTGAACGCAAGAGATTGGAAAGCTTGTTGTGTCAATCACAGGAGAAGGTTGCCAAACTTTTTGATGGCAACCCCACTCCGATTTTGATTGGGAGTCTCCCCGACGGACAATTACTGGAAGTCAATCAGAGTTTTTTGACCCTTACCGGGTATGCTGCCGCAGAAGTTGTGGATCACAGAATCGCTGAGCTGGATTTGTGGGCACAGCAGGAAGACAAGCACAGAATTCTTCAATCCCTACAGGCTCAGCATCCGATTCAGAGAGAAGCCATCCAGATCGCCACCAAAACGGGTGAAAGGCTGTCCATTTTGCTCTCAATTCAATTCTTCAATTTGGAGCCGATCCAGTTTGTCCTCTATTTAGCCGATGACATTGCTACACGCAAGCAAGTCGAAGCCGCCCTCCAGCAAACAGAGGAAAAGTATCGGAGCATTTTTGAGAATGCCGTAGACGGAATCTTTCAAACCACACCAAGCGGACAGTTCATCAGTGCTAACCAGGCCCTCTCCGAAATCTACGGTTACGACTCCCCAGAAGATTTGATCGCCAATCTCACAGACATTGCCCGGCAGCTTTATGTCCAGCCAGAGCGGCGGAGTGAATTTATTGCTTACATGGGCCAGTATGGTTCCGTCTCTAACTTTGAATCTCAGGTTTATCGCAAGGATGGCAGCATCATCTGGATTTCTGAGAACGTGCGATCGGTCAAGAATAGTGCCGGAGCTATTCTCTACTATGAGGGGACCGTTAGCGACATTACCGAGCGGCGACAAACCGAGGAAGAATTAAGACGGCAGCGGCGACGAGCCGAACAATTGCTGCTCAACATTCTGCCCCAGCCAATCGCAGAGCGATTGAAAGTCGCTCGCCAGGTAATCCCTCAGACCGGTTCAGCCTGGAGCGGCATTGCCGACAGCTTTGGCAAAGTCACCGTGCTTTTTGCAGACATTGTGGACTTTACGTCTCTTGCCGCGATTGTGTCTCCCAAAGAACTGGTAGACACACTGAATCAAATTTTCTCCACCTTTGACGGGCTGTGCGAACTCCACGGTCTGGAAAAGATCAAAACAATCGGAGATGCCTACATGGCCGCTGGGGGGCTTTCCCATCCCCGCCCAGACCATGCAGAAGCCGTTGCGGATATGGCCCTGGCCATGCAGCAACAAATCAGAACCTTCAAACGCCCTGATGGTAGTCCCTTTCAACTGCGAATCGGCATCAATACTGGGCCAGTCGTAGCAGGAGTGATTGGCTTGAAGAAATTTATTTATGACCTCTGGGGCGATACGGTCAACGTTGCCAGTCGGATGGAATCCCAGGGTATTGCTGGCAGTATTCAGGTGACTGTGGACACTTACGAGTACCTGTATGACAAATACCTGCTTGAGCCTCGAGGGACGATCGAGGTTAAGGGAAAAGGGATGATGACCACCTTCTTACTCAAGGGCAAGAAAGCCAAAAGTCAAGATGAACCCATAGCCTGA
- a CDS encoding M15 family metallopeptidase — protein MSASDDIPVAIREGETRSSKVRLKQGPLLLVLAGVATIALLNGIWFAYQSVGRQSTDTANQQPGSDRPTNRPGTETSKNTDTLLGHYAYQEAPLQDLRPIVADGSIKLRRSAAAKFQAMVSAARTDGVSLMPISGFRTLADQQYLFFDVKAERNQSAQKRAEVSAPPGYSEHHTGYAVDIGDGNVPAADLNPVFENTAAFQWLKAHAAQFQFELSFPKNNSQGVSYEPWHWRFVGDQSSLETFYKARSSQ, from the coding sequence ATGTCTGCCTCGGATGATATTCCAGTGGCCATTCGGGAAGGGGAGACTCGCAGTTCTAAAGTTCGCCTCAAGCAGGGTCCGTTGCTCCTGGTGCTGGCAGGCGTCGCCACGATCGCCCTCCTCAATGGCATCTGGTTTGCCTATCAATCTGTCGGCAGACAAAGTACTGATACGGCTAACCAGCAACCAGGCTCTGATCGTCCTACCAATCGTCCTGGGACAGAGACTAGTAAAAATACAGATACCCTTTTGGGGCATTACGCCTATCAGGAAGCCCCTTTGCAAGATCTCAGGCCCATTGTGGCAGATGGCAGCATTAAATTGCGACGATCGGCTGCTGCCAAGTTTCAGGCTATGGTCTCAGCAGCTCGAACAGACGGCGTTTCTCTGATGCCTATTTCTGGCTTCCGCACCCTGGCTGATCAACAATACCTCTTCTTTGACGTGAAAGCTGAGCGTAATCAGTCTGCTCAGAAGCGGGCTGAAGTCAGTGCTCCTCCCGGTTACAGTGAACACCATACGGGCTATGCGGTGGATATTGGCGATGGCAATGTCCCAGCCGCAGACTTGAATCCTGTCTTTGAGAACACGGCTGCTTTTCAGTGGTTAAAAGCCCATGCAGCTCAGTTTCAATTTGAACTCTCCTTCCCCAAAAACAACAGCCAGGGGGTCAGCTACGAACCCTGGCACTGGCGATTTGTGGGGGATCAAAGCAGTCTGGAAACGTTTTATAAAGCTCGATCGTCTCAGTAG
- a CDS encoding AEC family transporter gives MINLCLTLLGGVLSGLVLGRTLPKVASHYLGQFLFWVGVPVTIVAFTRRAELSTALWMAPAAAWIAILIGTGITWSLKNRPTWPPSTQASFVLSAMVGNTGYLGYPIALALAGPAYFAWALFYDILGTMLGAYTLGIVIAAYFSRSPHHQGWLVRALLRNPALWSFGIGLWARNWNLPPLASQTLQGLAWVMVPLSLVLIGMRLAQVSSWKNFDRALISLAIKMLLVPGLIGIGLTLAGIPEIPKLIIVLQSGMPPAFATLILAEAYRLDLDLTVTALTVGSLGLVITLPLWLTLLGGWG, from the coding sequence GTGATTAACCTTTGCCTCACCTTGCTCGGAGGAGTTCTCAGTGGCCTGGTGTTGGGTCGCACATTGCCGAAAGTAGCCTCTCACTATCTGGGACAGTTCCTGTTTTGGGTGGGGGTTCCCGTCACGATCGTGGCCTTTACCCGTCGCGCAGAATTGTCCACCGCCCTCTGGATGGCCCCTGCCGCAGCCTGGATCGCCATTCTAATCGGAACCGGGATCACCTGGAGCTTGAAAAACAGGCCGACTTGGCCGCCATCCACCCAGGCCAGTTTTGTGCTGTCAGCCATGGTCGGTAACACAGGCTACCTGGGCTATCCAATCGCCCTTGCTCTGGCAGGTCCAGCATATTTTGCCTGGGCTCTCTTCTATGACATCCTGGGCACGATGCTGGGAGCCTATACCCTGGGCATTGTCATCGCAGCCTATTTTAGCCGCAGTCCCCATCATCAGGGCTGGCTGGTCCGAGCTTTGCTCCGAAACCCTGCCCTCTGGAGTTTTGGGATCGGCCTGTGGGCCCGGAACTGGAATTTACCACCCCTTGCCTCCCAGACCCTGCAGGGATTGGCCTGGGTTATGGTGCCTCTCTCACTGGTGCTGATTGGCATGCGGTTAGCACAGGTCTCTTCCTGGAAAAACTTCGATCGAGCCTTAATCAGTCTGGCAATCAAGATGCTCCTGGTTCCGGGCCTGATTGGGATAGGTCTGACCCTGGCTGGAATTCCGGAGATCCCGAAACTGATCATTGTGCTTCAAAGTGGCATGCCCCCTGCGTTTGCGACCCTAATCCTGGCTGAAGCATACAGACTGGATCTAGATTTAACCGTAACGGCCCTGACCGTTGGTTCCTTGGGACTGGTGATAACCCTCCCTCTCTGGCTGACCCTGTTGGGTGGATGGGGGTGA
- the murF gene encoding UDP-N-acetylmuramoyl-tripeptide--D-alanyl-D-alanine ligase, with protein MSHSILLSQLVTILAATPIHLTPSEQAKPAVGITTDTRTLEPGQMFLALRGERFDGHDFVEAAFAAGAVAAIVDQQYTSQNSKHPLLQVKDTLVAYQEIGAWWRSQLSIPVVAVTGSVGKTTTKELIAAVLGLKGNVLKTQANYNNEIGVPKTLLEVTPEHDYAVIEMGMRGRGEIARLSQIARPDIAVITNVGTAHIERLGSELAIAQAKCELLAEMPPTSVAILNQDNPLLMETAAQVWSGKTVTFGLEGGDICADLLDNQTLSFQGMTLPLPLPGRHNALNYLAALAVAQTLNLDLSCLTAGLTVQLPAGRARRYDLPNDIILLDETYNAGLESMTAALHLLVQTPGKRHIAVLGTMRELGAYSSEYHRQVGAVVQQLKLERLLILASEPEAGALAAGAAPVPAEIFTTHESVVARLVEIVESGDRLLFKASRAVELDRVVEAFLRALQP; from the coding sequence ATGTCCCATTCCATTCTCCTGAGTCAGTTGGTTACGATTCTGGCTGCTACCCCCATCCATCTCACGCCTTCCGAGCAGGCAAAACCAGCGGTCGGAATTACCACCGATACTCGAACTCTGGAGCCAGGCCAGATGTTCCTTGCTTTAAGAGGAGAGCGGTTTGATGGTCATGATTTTGTGGAGGCAGCTTTTGCGGCTGGAGCGGTGGCTGCTATTGTAGACCAGCAGTACACCAGCCAGAATTCGAAGCACCCCCTGCTGCAGGTTAAGGATACCCTGGTTGCTTATCAGGAAATTGGGGCCTGGTGGCGCTCCCAGTTGTCGATCCCCGTGGTTGCAGTCACTGGTTCTGTCGGTAAAACAACCACCAAGGAATTAATTGCTGCTGTTTTAGGCCTGAAGGGCAACGTCTTAAAAACCCAGGCCAACTACAACAATGAAATCGGGGTTCCTAAAACCCTGCTGGAGGTAACGCCAGAGCATGACTATGCCGTCATCGAAATGGGAATGCGCGGTCGGGGAGAAATTGCCCGGCTCAGCCAAATTGCCCGCCCTGATATTGCCGTGATTACGAACGTGGGAACAGCCCATATCGAGCGTCTGGGTTCTGAACTCGCGATCGCCCAGGCCAAATGTGAATTACTGGCAGAAATGCCCCCCACCAGTGTGGCCATCCTGAATCAGGACAATCCCCTCCTGATGGAAACAGCCGCCCAAGTCTGGTCAGGTAAAACCGTTACCTTTGGTCTGGAAGGAGGGGATATTTGCGCTGACTTACTCGATAATCAGACCCTGTCCTTCCAGGGCATGACCCTGCCACTACCGTTGCCGGGACGACATAATGCCCTCAACTATCTGGCTGCCCTGGCAGTGGCCCAGACCTTGAACCTGGATCTATCCTGCCTGACTGCAGGCTTAACCGTTCAATTACCCGCCGGTCGTGCCCGACGGTATGACTTACCCAATGACATCATTCTGTTAGACGAAACCTACAATGCAGGGCTGGAATCGATGACAGCAGCCCTGCACCTGTTGGTCCAGACACCAGGTAAGCGTCACATTGCCGTGCTGGGGACCATGCGGGAACTGGGAGCCTACTCCTCTGAGTATCATCGCCAAGTCGGAGCAGTTGTCCAGCAACTCAAGCTGGAGCGACTTCTGATTTTGGCTTCAGAACCGGAGGCTGGAGCCTTGGCCGCTGGGGCGGCCCCTGTCCCCGCTGAAATCTTTACCACCCATGAGTCTGTGGTGGCCAGGCTGGTGGAGATCGTGGAATCGGGCGATCGGCTGCTTTTCAAAGCATCTCGTGCCGTTGAACTCGATCGGGTCGTGGAGGCGTTTTTAAGGGCTCTTCAGCCATAA
- a CDS encoding NAD(P)/FAD-dependent oxidoreductase, producing the protein MALLQIVVAGGGAAGFFGAIAAAMAHPQAQVTLLEASRHPLAKVRISGGGRCNVTHACFDPALLVQHYPRGGKALRGPFSRFQPKDTVAWFAAHGVRLKTEADGRMFPVTDSSETIVDCLIQAAREANVEIYTTAPIVAVTKSGHQFQLQLRTGETLPADRLLLATGSHPTGYQMARSLGHSLEPPVPSLFTFNVTDPRLEDLAGVSVPLVRLRLETPDGNRLEQQGPLLITHWGLSGPAVLRLSAWGARILHQARYRASLQINWVPEMTPEELRQVLVQTKGESPKRTIGAICPIPLPKRLWQRLTTMVGIAAETRWADLSNQGLRQLLQELTQGNYAVAGKGVFKEEFVTCGGVNLAEVNFKTMESRCQPGLYFAGEVLDVDGVTGGFNFQAAWTTAWIAGQAMGSS; encoded by the coding sequence ATGGCTCTTCTCCAGATTGTTGTTGCTGGCGGCGGCGCTGCAGGGTTCTTTGGCGCGATCGCCGCTGCAATGGCTCATCCCCAGGCTCAGGTCACTTTGCTGGAGGCCAGTCGTCATCCACTGGCCAAAGTTCGTATTTCTGGTGGAGGCCGGTGTAACGTGACCCATGCCTGCTTTGATCCAGCCCTTCTGGTTCAGCACTATCCCAGAGGCGGAAAGGCGCTTCGGGGTCCTTTTAGTCGCTTCCAGCCTAAAGATACGGTGGCCTGGTTTGCAGCCCATGGGGTCAGGCTAAAAACTGAAGCAGATGGGCGCATGTTTCCAGTCACGGATAGTTCTGAGACGATCGTAGACTGTCTGATACAGGCGGCCCGAGAGGCAAACGTTGAGATTTATACCACAGCCCCCATTGTTGCCGTGACCAAATCGGGGCATCAGTTTCAACTCCAGTTACGGACGGGGGAAACCCTTCCTGCCGATCGCTTGCTTTTAGCGACGGGCAGTCATCCTACGGGTTATCAGATGGCGCGTAGCCTGGGGCATTCTTTGGAACCCCCAGTTCCTTCTTTATTTACCTTCAATGTCACCGATCCGCGATTGGAAGATCTGGCCGGGGTGTCTGTACCGTTGGTTAGGCTGCGACTGGAAACACCAGATGGGAATCGGCTGGAACAGCAGGGTCCCCTGCTGATAACCCATTGGGGGCTGAGTGGGCCAGCCGTGCTGAGGTTGTCTGCTTGGGGAGCCCGGATCTTGCATCAAGCCCGCTATCGGGCCAGCCTCCAGATCAATTGGGTACCCGAGATGACTCCGGAAGAGCTCCGCCAGGTCTTGGTGCAAACCAAAGGGGAGTCGCCTAAACGGACGATCGGGGCTATCTGTCCGATCCCGCTCCCTAAAAGACTCTGGCAGCGCCTGACCACAATGGTTGGGATCGCCGCAGAAACTCGCTGGGCTGACTTGTCAAATCAGGGGCTGAGGCAGTTGCTGCAGGAATTAACCCAGGGGAATTATGCCGTAGCCGGAAAAGGGGTGTTCAAGGAGGAATTTGTCACCTGTGGCGGGGTGAACCTGGCAGAAGTCAATTTCAAAACCATGGAAAGCCGATGCCAACCAGGGCTCTATTTTGCTGGGGAGGTGCTGGATGTGGATGGGGTCACAGGTGGATTTAACTTCCAGGCTGCCTGGACAACAGCCTGGATTGCCGGTCAGGCTATGGGTTCATCTTGA